A genomic region of Bubalus kerabau isolate K-KA32 ecotype Philippines breed swamp buffalo chromosome 10, PCC_UOA_SB_1v2, whole genome shotgun sequence contains the following coding sequences:
- the PATL2 gene encoding protein PAT1 homolog 2 isoform X3, with protein MATLGRKDSHGAGVYLPEANNALSPEETALEQVCQPEKIKCLQGNITKWSVVSDKSPRSSAAWGCGSVDRHGFESNCCSRLDQGSGKPHVPLALEEGLVSASQLEEEELDPDLAPDMEEEEAEEEEEEEENDLGDPAVQSAVHNSQTPDHLAPLPFRPSLPSAGSAARHFGPQLPAPDPSLLCSLPTSWPLRLSLPSHLTQLHPQHQRILKQQQQQGRTRSPPAKKWSQQPDSYANLMTQKEKDWVVKVQMVQLQSENPRLDDYYYQEYYQKLEKKQADEELLGQKSRFESLKLVTPYIQKAEAYESVVRIEGSLGQVAVSTCFTPRRAIDAVPHGTQEQETAAASSQRLWVLYRIEKMFLQLLEIEDGQQDAPAQPRDSEQQSSRVEKLFQALKAQGQNNLEAADEGFLQALSVGKGKALVARLLPFLPRDRAVSLLLAITRHLPFLVKRDMADQALQMLFQPLSKCIRHLTFSELLQGLQGLMRLPPGSSERPITMVLQNQDRHGDSHCLGDCSDAYSLTGRTPGLPQQPSSPVLSPRGQTIGTEAGG; from the exons ATGGCCACGCTGGGCAGAAAGGACAGCCACGGTGCTGGG GTTTACCTTCCAGAGGCTAACAATGCTCTCTCGCCAGAGGAAACAGCCTTGGAGCAAGTCTGCCAGCCCGAAAAGATAAAATGCCTCCAGGGTAATATCACCAAGTGGTCTGTGGTATCTGATAAAAGTCCCAGGAGTTCAGCGGCTTGGGGATGTGGTTCAGtggatagacatgggtttgagtcgaACTGCT GCTCCCGCTTAGACCAAGGCTCAGGCAAGCCCCATGTCCCCTTGGCTCTGGAGGAAGGGCTGGTGTCTGCCTCTCAATTGGAGGAAGAGGAACTGGATCCAGATTTAGCAccagacatggaggaggaggaagcggaggaggaggaggaggaggaggagaatgaTCTGGGGGATCCAGCTGTCCAGAGCGCTGTCCACAACAGCCAG ACCCCGGACCACCTGGCTCCCCTTCCGTTCCGACCCTCCCTCCCCAGTGCCGGCTCTGCAGCCCGCCACTTTGGACCTCAACTACCTGCGCCAGACCCATCGCTCCTCTGCAGCCTGCCCACCTCGTGGCCCCTGAGGCTCAG TCTCCCTAGTCATCTGACCCAGCTCCACCCTCAGCACCAGCGGATCttgaagcagcagcaacagcagggtcGAACACGAAG TCCCCCAGCCAAGAAGTGGTCTCAGCAGCCAGACTCCTATGCTAACCTCATGACACAGAAGGAGAAGGACTGGGTGGTAAAAGTGCAGATGGTTCAGCTGCAGAGTGAAAACCCCCGCCTCGATGACTATTACTACCAG GAATATTATCAGAAACTAGAGAAGAAGCAGGCAGATGAAGAGCTGCTTGGGCAAAAAAGCAGATTTGAGTCTCTCAAGCTGGTCACACCTTACATTCAGAAGGCGGAGGCTTATGAATCAG TGGTTCGAATCGAGGGTTCCCTGGGCCAGGTAGCTGTATCGACGTGTTTTACCCCTCGCCGAGCTATCGATGCTGTGCCACACGGAACTCAAGAGCAG GAGACAGCAGCTGCAAGCAGTCAGAGGCTGTGGGTGCTGTACCGGATTGAGAAG ATGTTCCTTCAGCTGCTGGAGATAGAGGATGGCCAGCAGGATGCGCCTGCGCAGCCCCGTGACTCTGAGCAGCAGAGCAGCCGGGTTGAGAAGCTCTTCCAGGCCTTAAAGGCCCAGGGGCAGAATAATCTGGA GGCTGCGGATGAGGGCTTCCTGCAGGCGCTGTCCGTGGGGAAGGGGAAAGCCCTGGTGGCCCGGCTCCTCCCCTTCCTGCCCCGGGATCGAGCCGTCAGCTTGCTGCTGGCCATCACCCGCCACCTGCCCTTCCTGGTCAAGAGGGACATGGCCGATCAG GCCCTGCAAATGTTGTTTCAACCTCTGAGCAAATGTATCAGGCACTTGACCTTCAGTGAACTCCTCCAAGGACTTCAGGGACTCATGCGGCTaccacctggctcctctgagcGGCCAATCACCATGGTGCTTCAGAATCAG GACAGACATGGTGATTCTCACTGCCTGGGAGATTGCTCAGATGCCTACAGCCTCACTGGCAGAACCCCTGGCCTTCCCCAGCAACCTTCTTCCCCTGTTCTGTCACCACGTGGACAAACAATTGGTACAGAAGCTGGAGGCTAG
- the PATL2 gene encoding protein PAT1 homolog 2 isoform X1 yields the protein MATLGRKDSHGAGVYLPEANNALSPEETALEQVCQPEKIKCLQGNITKWSVVSDKSPRSSAAWGCGSVDRHGFESNCCSRLDQGSGKPHVPLALEEGLVSASQLEEEELDPDLAPDMEEEEAEEEEEEEENDLGDPAVQSAVHNSQTPDHLAPLPFRPSLPSAGSAARHFGPQLPAPDPSLLCSLPTSWPLRLSLPSHLTQLHPQHQRILKQQQQQGRTRSPPAKKWSQQPDSYANLMTQKEKDWVVKVQMVQLQSENPRLDDYYYQEYYQKLEKKQADEELLGQKSRFESLKLVTPYIQKAEAYESVVRIEGSLGQVAVSTCFTPRRAIDAVPHGTQEQETAAASSQRLWVLYRIEKMFLQLLEIEDGQQDAPAQPRDSEQQSSRVEKLFQALKAQGQNNLEAADEGFLQALSVGKGKALVARLLPFLPRDRAVSLLLAITRHLPFLVKRDMADQALQMLFQPLSKCIRHLTFSELLQGLQGLMRLPPGSSERPITMVLQNQFGISLLYALLSHGEQLVSLNSSLKEPSSDHSAWTDMVILTAWEIAQMPTASLAEPLAFPSNLLPLFCHHVDKQLVQKLEARMEYVTVEIRS from the exons ATGGCCACGCTGGGCAGAAAGGACAGCCACGGTGCTGGG GTTTACCTTCCAGAGGCTAACAATGCTCTCTCGCCAGAGGAAACAGCCTTGGAGCAAGTCTGCCAGCCCGAAAAGATAAAATGCCTCCAGGGTAATATCACCAAGTGGTCTGTGGTATCTGATAAAAGTCCCAGGAGTTCAGCGGCTTGGGGATGTGGTTCAGtggatagacatgggtttgagtcgaACTGCT GCTCCCGCTTAGACCAAGGCTCAGGCAAGCCCCATGTCCCCTTGGCTCTGGAGGAAGGGCTGGTGTCTGCCTCTCAATTGGAGGAAGAGGAACTGGATCCAGATTTAGCAccagacatggaggaggaggaagcggaggaggaggaggaggaggaggagaatgaTCTGGGGGATCCAGCTGTCCAGAGCGCTGTCCACAACAGCCAG ACCCCGGACCACCTGGCTCCCCTTCCGTTCCGACCCTCCCTCCCCAGTGCCGGCTCTGCAGCCCGCCACTTTGGACCTCAACTACCTGCGCCAGACCCATCGCTCCTCTGCAGCCTGCCCACCTCGTGGCCCCTGAGGCTCAG TCTCCCTAGTCATCTGACCCAGCTCCACCCTCAGCACCAGCGGATCttgaagcagcagcaacagcagggtcGAACACGAAG TCCCCCAGCCAAGAAGTGGTCTCAGCAGCCAGACTCCTATGCTAACCTCATGACACAGAAGGAGAAGGACTGGGTGGTAAAAGTGCAGATGGTTCAGCTGCAGAGTGAAAACCCCCGCCTCGATGACTATTACTACCAG GAATATTATCAGAAACTAGAGAAGAAGCAGGCAGATGAAGAGCTGCTTGGGCAAAAAAGCAGATTTGAGTCTCTCAAGCTGGTCACACCTTACATTCAGAAGGCGGAGGCTTATGAATCAG TGGTTCGAATCGAGGGTTCCCTGGGCCAGGTAGCTGTATCGACGTGTTTTACCCCTCGCCGAGCTATCGATGCTGTGCCACACGGAACTCAAGAGCAG GAGACAGCAGCTGCAAGCAGTCAGAGGCTGTGGGTGCTGTACCGGATTGAGAAG ATGTTCCTTCAGCTGCTGGAGATAGAGGATGGCCAGCAGGATGCGCCTGCGCAGCCCCGTGACTCTGAGCAGCAGAGCAGCCGGGTTGAGAAGCTCTTCCAGGCCTTAAAGGCCCAGGGGCAGAATAATCTGGA GGCTGCGGATGAGGGCTTCCTGCAGGCGCTGTCCGTGGGGAAGGGGAAAGCCCTGGTGGCCCGGCTCCTCCCCTTCCTGCCCCGGGATCGAGCCGTCAGCTTGCTGCTGGCCATCACCCGCCACCTGCCCTTCCTGGTCAAGAGGGACATGGCCGATCAG GCCCTGCAAATGTTGTTTCAACCTCTGAGCAAATGTATCAGGCACTTGACCTTCAGTGAACTCCTCCAAGGACTTCAGGGACTCATGCGGCTaccacctggctcctctgagcGGCCAATCACCATGGTGCTTCAGAATCAG TTTGGCATATCTTTGCTCTATGCACTGCTAAGTCATGGGGAGCAGCTGGTATCACTGAATTCTTCCCTCAAGGAGCCCAGCAGTGACCATTCGGCTTG GACAGACATGGTGATTCTCACTGCCTGGGAGATTGCTCAGATGCCTACAGCCTCACTGGCAGAACCCCTGGCCTTCCCCAGCAACCTTCTTCCCCTGTTCTGTCACCACGTGGACAAACAATTGGTACAGAAGCTGGAGGCTAGGATGGAGTATGTGACCGTGGAAATAAGATCATAG
- the PATL2 gene encoding protein PAT1 homolog 2 isoform X2 — protein MATLGRKDSHGAGVYLPEANNALSPEETALEQVCQPEKIKCLQGSRLDQGSGKPHVPLALEEGLVSASQLEEEELDPDLAPDMEEEEAEEEEEEEENDLGDPAVQSAVHNSQTPDHLAPLPFRPSLPSAGSAARHFGPQLPAPDPSLLCSLPTSWPLRLSLPSHLTQLHPQHQRILKQQQQQGRTRSPPAKKWSQQPDSYANLMTQKEKDWVVKVQMVQLQSENPRLDDYYYQEYYQKLEKKQADEELLGQKSRFESLKLVTPYIQKAEAYESVVRIEGSLGQVAVSTCFTPRRAIDAVPHGTQEQETAAASSQRLWVLYRIEKMFLQLLEIEDGQQDAPAQPRDSEQQSSRVEKLFQALKAQGQNNLEAADEGFLQALSVGKGKALVARLLPFLPRDRAVSLLLAITRHLPFLVKRDMADQALQMLFQPLSKCIRHLTFSELLQGLQGLMRLPPGSSERPITMVLQNQFGISLLYALLSHGEQLVSLNSSLKEPSSDHSAWTDMVILTAWEIAQMPTASLAEPLAFPSNLLPLFCHHVDKQLVQKLEARMEYVTVEIRS, from the exons ATGGCCACGCTGGGCAGAAAGGACAGCCACGGTGCTGGG GTTTACCTTCCAGAGGCTAACAATGCTCTCTCGCCAGAGGAAACAGCCTTGGAGCAAGTCTGCCAGCCCGAAAAGATAAAATGCCTCCAGG GCTCCCGCTTAGACCAAGGCTCAGGCAAGCCCCATGTCCCCTTGGCTCTGGAGGAAGGGCTGGTGTCTGCCTCTCAATTGGAGGAAGAGGAACTGGATCCAGATTTAGCAccagacatggaggaggaggaagcggaggaggaggaggaggaggaggagaatgaTCTGGGGGATCCAGCTGTCCAGAGCGCTGTCCACAACAGCCAG ACCCCGGACCACCTGGCTCCCCTTCCGTTCCGACCCTCCCTCCCCAGTGCCGGCTCTGCAGCCCGCCACTTTGGACCTCAACTACCTGCGCCAGACCCATCGCTCCTCTGCAGCCTGCCCACCTCGTGGCCCCTGAGGCTCAG TCTCCCTAGTCATCTGACCCAGCTCCACCCTCAGCACCAGCGGATCttgaagcagcagcaacagcagggtcGAACACGAAG TCCCCCAGCCAAGAAGTGGTCTCAGCAGCCAGACTCCTATGCTAACCTCATGACACAGAAGGAGAAGGACTGGGTGGTAAAAGTGCAGATGGTTCAGCTGCAGAGTGAAAACCCCCGCCTCGATGACTATTACTACCAG GAATATTATCAGAAACTAGAGAAGAAGCAGGCAGATGAAGAGCTGCTTGGGCAAAAAAGCAGATTTGAGTCTCTCAAGCTGGTCACACCTTACATTCAGAAGGCGGAGGCTTATGAATCAG TGGTTCGAATCGAGGGTTCCCTGGGCCAGGTAGCTGTATCGACGTGTTTTACCCCTCGCCGAGCTATCGATGCTGTGCCACACGGAACTCAAGAGCAG GAGACAGCAGCTGCAAGCAGTCAGAGGCTGTGGGTGCTGTACCGGATTGAGAAG ATGTTCCTTCAGCTGCTGGAGATAGAGGATGGCCAGCAGGATGCGCCTGCGCAGCCCCGTGACTCTGAGCAGCAGAGCAGCCGGGTTGAGAAGCTCTTCCAGGCCTTAAAGGCCCAGGGGCAGAATAATCTGGA GGCTGCGGATGAGGGCTTCCTGCAGGCGCTGTCCGTGGGGAAGGGGAAAGCCCTGGTGGCCCGGCTCCTCCCCTTCCTGCCCCGGGATCGAGCCGTCAGCTTGCTGCTGGCCATCACCCGCCACCTGCCCTTCCTGGTCAAGAGGGACATGGCCGATCAG GCCCTGCAAATGTTGTTTCAACCTCTGAGCAAATGTATCAGGCACTTGACCTTCAGTGAACTCCTCCAAGGACTTCAGGGACTCATGCGGCTaccacctggctcctctgagcGGCCAATCACCATGGTGCTTCAGAATCAG TTTGGCATATCTTTGCTCTATGCACTGCTAAGTCATGGGGAGCAGCTGGTATCACTGAATTCTTCCCTCAAGGAGCCCAGCAGTGACCATTCGGCTTG GACAGACATGGTGATTCTCACTGCCTGGGAGATTGCTCAGATGCCTACAGCCTCACTGGCAGAACCCCTGGCCTTCCCCAGCAACCTTCTTCCCCTGTTCTGTCACCACGTGGACAAACAATTGGTACAGAAGCTGGAGGCTAGGATGGAGTATGTGACCGTGGAAATAAGATCATAG
- the PATL2 gene encoding protein PAT1 homolog 2 isoform X4 has product MEEEEAEEEEEEEENDLGDPAVQSAVHNSQTPDHLAPLPFRPSLPSAGSAARHFGPQLPAPDPSLLCSLPTSWPLRLSLPSHLTQLHPQHQRILKQQQQQGRTRSPPAKKWSQQPDSYANLMTQKEKDWVVKVQMVQLQSENPRLDDYYYQEYYQKLEKKQADEELLGQKSRFESLKLVTPYIQKAEAYESVVRIEGSLGQVAVSTCFTPRRAIDAVPHGTQEQETAAASSQRLWVLYRIEKMFLQLLEIEDGQQDAPAQPRDSEQQSSRVEKLFQALKAQGQNNLEAADEGFLQALSVGKGKALVARLLPFLPRDRAVSLLLAITRHLPFLVKRDMADQALQMLFQPLSKCIRHLTFSELLQGLQGLMRLPPGSSERPITMVLQNQFGISLLYALLSHGEQLVSLNSSLKEPSSDHSAWTDMVILTAWEIAQMPTASLAEPLAFPSNLLPLFCHHVDKQLVQKLEARMEYVTVEIRS; this is encoded by the exons atggaggaggaggaagcggaggaggaggaggaggaggaggagaatgaTCTGGGGGATCCAGCTGTCCAGAGCGCTGTCCACAACAGCCAG ACCCCGGACCACCTGGCTCCCCTTCCGTTCCGACCCTCCCTCCCCAGTGCCGGCTCTGCAGCCCGCCACTTTGGACCTCAACTACCTGCGCCAGACCCATCGCTCCTCTGCAGCCTGCCCACCTCGTGGCCCCTGAGGCTCAG TCTCCCTAGTCATCTGACCCAGCTCCACCCTCAGCACCAGCGGATCttgaagcagcagcaacagcagggtcGAACACGAAG TCCCCCAGCCAAGAAGTGGTCTCAGCAGCCAGACTCCTATGCTAACCTCATGACACAGAAGGAGAAGGACTGGGTGGTAAAAGTGCAGATGGTTCAGCTGCAGAGTGAAAACCCCCGCCTCGATGACTATTACTACCAG GAATATTATCAGAAACTAGAGAAGAAGCAGGCAGATGAAGAGCTGCTTGGGCAAAAAAGCAGATTTGAGTCTCTCAAGCTGGTCACACCTTACATTCAGAAGGCGGAGGCTTATGAATCAG TGGTTCGAATCGAGGGTTCCCTGGGCCAGGTAGCTGTATCGACGTGTTTTACCCCTCGCCGAGCTATCGATGCTGTGCCACACGGAACTCAAGAGCAG GAGACAGCAGCTGCAAGCAGTCAGAGGCTGTGGGTGCTGTACCGGATTGAGAAG ATGTTCCTTCAGCTGCTGGAGATAGAGGATGGCCAGCAGGATGCGCCTGCGCAGCCCCGTGACTCTGAGCAGCAGAGCAGCCGGGTTGAGAAGCTCTTCCAGGCCTTAAAGGCCCAGGGGCAGAATAATCTGGA GGCTGCGGATGAGGGCTTCCTGCAGGCGCTGTCCGTGGGGAAGGGGAAAGCCCTGGTGGCCCGGCTCCTCCCCTTCCTGCCCCGGGATCGAGCCGTCAGCTTGCTGCTGGCCATCACCCGCCACCTGCCCTTCCTGGTCAAGAGGGACATGGCCGATCAG GCCCTGCAAATGTTGTTTCAACCTCTGAGCAAATGTATCAGGCACTTGACCTTCAGTGAACTCCTCCAAGGACTTCAGGGACTCATGCGGCTaccacctggctcctctgagcGGCCAATCACCATGGTGCTTCAGAATCAG TTTGGCATATCTTTGCTCTATGCACTGCTAAGTCATGGGGAGCAGCTGGTATCACTGAATTCTTCCCTCAAGGAGCCCAGCAGTGACCATTCGGCTTG GACAGACATGGTGATTCTCACTGCCTGGGAGATTGCTCAGATGCCTACAGCCTCACTGGCAGAACCCCTGGCCTTCCCCAGCAACCTTCTTCCCCTGTTCTGTCACCACGTGGACAAACAATTGGTACAGAAGCTGGAGGCTAGGATGGAGTATGTGACCGTGGAAATAAGATCATAG